Part of the Planococcus plakortidis genome is shown below.
TCACAGTCATCGGCCGCATGGTGGAAAGGAGATTGAAACTTAGTGATTGACGTACAGAACCTATCCAAGAAATTCGGGGACAACCTCGTATTGAACGATATTACCACCACCATCCAAAAAGGCGAAGTCGTCGCGATCATCGGCCCGTCCGGCTCCGGCAAGTCGACTTTCCTGCGGTGCTTGAATTTGCTCGAGACCCCAAGCTCAGGAAGCATTGAAATCAACGGCAAGAACTTGACTGCGTCCAAAAAAGACATCCATAAAATCCGCCAGCAGATCGGCATGGTATTCCAGCATTTCCACCTCTTCCCCCATATGACGGTGAAAGAGAACTTGATGTATGCCCCGATGAAAGCAAAAGGCGTCAAGAAATACGACGCTGAGGAAAAGGCGCGCCAATTGCTCGACCGCGTCGGCCTGGCGCAAAAAGCCGCTGCCTACCCGAACAGTTTGTCCGGCGGCCAAAAGCAGCGTGTCGCGATTGCGCGCGCACTCGCCATGGAACCGGAACTCATGCTGTTCGACGAACCGACCTCTGCACTCGATCCGGAAATGGTCAAGGAAGTGCTGGAGGTCATGAAAGATCTTGCAAAATCCGGCATGACCATGGTCGTCGTGACGCATGAGATGGGTTTTGCCCGGGAAGTCGCAGACCGCGTCTTGTTTTTGGATCATGGTATCCTCGTTGAGGAAGGCGAACCGGAAAGCTTTTTCAAGAATCCGGCAAGCGCACGCGCACGCGACTTCCTGGATAAAGTGCTTTAATTGAAAACGTTCATGTGATGCTCAAAACTCTCCCCGTTTTTCGGCCTGTCCCCGTGCTATAATCGGTAGTGCAGGAAATACCCGAAATTTGAGGTGGAAATTTTGTTCAGAAAGACTGTCATACTGATTATTACTTTGTTTTTCATGGCGCTGATCATCTTTACAGCGGTCATGTTCTTGAAAAATGAGGAAACGCTTTATACCCACGAAGACGTTGAACTCAGCATCGACAAGCCGACCTTCATCACGCTTGGCGAAGCACAAACGGAAACGGATGGAAATGCCACAACCATGGTCTACCCGCTGACCTTCCTGACCCTGTCGGTCGGCTCGCTAAGCATCACAGAGGAAACCTTGCCAAACGGAGATGTCTTCCTCTTCGATACAGCCGAAAACACCGGCTGGATGCCATTTACGTTTTCGATGAACCGCAGTGGCATGGCTGATGCTGAAGTGACACGCTGGAACGAGGAGCCGATGTTGCAGCAAGAGGAAGCGACCTTCGGCACCGATGCGACGCGCAATCCATTCGGTGTCATCCGCAGTGCAGACACTGAAACGCTGCAAGGCAATATTTATGTTTCCCGTGGCTTGTCGCTCGGAAACGGCGAACGTGTACAGGAACTGCGCCATGAGATTTACGATTTCCCTATCGAAGAAGGCGTGATGGAAAAGAGCTTATGGCTCCCGCCGAAACACCAAAGCGAAAGCTGGATGCTCATTTCAAGCGAAGCGCTGTTCGATTCAGCTGATACCGAGACTGAATGGGCGCAATTCGCCAATGCCAATCGCCGCGCGCAATTCAATTGGCTGACGCCGGATGGCCCGCGCCAAAAGATGGCATTGACGGATGACTTGCGGACCGAGCTTGCTTACACGATTCCGGAACAAGCGGAATCGGCCTATCCTGAATGGTTCGAAGAAACGTCTTCGCGCTTTTTTGAATCGATGGAACAATATTTAGCTAAATAACCTTAAATCCCCCTCGCCTCGAAATTGGCCAGGGGGATTTTTTAAAATACCTTAAGTGACCGATTCCATCTGTTGATGGATTAAGAGCCCAATGTTCGCGATCAAATGATGGGCTTCCAGTGGATTTCTCGCCCCTTCCACGAAAACCGCAGCGATGGCGAATTTTTCTCCGTTCCCAAAAACCCCGACATCCGCCTGCAGGCCAGCCAGTTCACCGGCTTTGCCATAAAACTCCACTTCATCTTCCTCGATCGCCGCAGTCAGCTTGCGGCTTTGCTGATTGCCCAATATTTCCATGGCCCGTTTTCGCTCCTGTTCCGGCAAAACGCCCGGCATGGCAAACGATTCCATTAAACGGATCATATCACCTGCGGAGGTCCGGTTATCGATCCCGTGTTCAACCGCTTCGAAATCCATGAAGCGGCGATCGATTTTCGTATTGTGCAAGCCAAGGTCGCTGCACGCCTTATTGACGGTTTCTTTCCCGAGCAGTTCCAGCACCGCATTTGAAGCGGCATTATCGGAAACGATGATCATCAAGGCCAATACATCCCATAAGGCTAATTCTCTAAGTGATGGCAGATGGTCCAGTACGCCTGCGCCTCCGGCAGGTTTGCCTCCGAACACAATTTTCTGGCCGCCCGACAGCGTGCCATTTGCGATTTGCCGGCACGCTTCGAATAACAGGGCCAATTTAATCGTGCTCGCTGCGCGCATCGGGGCCCCACTATTGATATACACTCGGCTTGACCGGAATTCAATTGCCACACTGACGCGGGCTGAAGATCTGCCAATCAGTTGTTTTATCGCATTCTCCACTGCTGCCACACACCTTTCCTTGATGATTCAATTCGGCAAAAATCGGGCCAATCCTTTAAATCAAATTAATATCAAAAAGACAGAATACTCTGTATAATAAAATATGAACATAGAGATGGTCCGTCGTTCTTGCGATTTTTAAAGAAGGAGGATATCGTCATGGAACGCAAATGGGTGGAACGGAAAGAAGTTGAATTGCGGCTCGATGAAGAGTTCAATGCGATTCTGAACATGATTGGCGAAGGCGGCCCGGACTATGCAAGAATCGACGAAGACATGGAACCGAAGGAATTGAGGGATTGGCTTGCTGAAGAATTCGATTCGATCTTGAATATGATCGGCGAAGGCGGCCCGGACTATGCAAGGAACGATGAAGATATCGAAATGCAAATCATGAAGCACGACGAGGCCAAATCCCAAGACCTTCACTGATTGCTCCCCCTTCTTAACCGGAGGGGATTTTCTATTAAAAAAAGCACCAGCTCAGGGCTGGTGCCTCAAAATATTGATTATATTGGCAGTTCATTCAGACTGGTAGAAATTAATGCTTTTCTCGCATGATAAAATCAATGAGCTTTCAGAGCGTTTGGAGGGCGTCCGCTTGTAAAACCTTCTGCTCAATAATGCTGCGCATTACTTCGCAAAGATAAGGTCTCACGCAGTTCGACTTTATCTTTCCTGTGGGATCAGCGGGTTTGAGAGACCCCATAGGCAATGAATGAGCGAAGCAATGCTGAGCACATTCATTTGCGATGCTCGAACGCAGTGAGAGTTGAGCAACGTTTTTAGTGACGAGGAGGCTCGATTCCCGCCCCACGGAAAGCAAGCGGTAAGCTTCGTAAAACACGGTTTATAAATTTTCTCGATAGCCAAAGGTTATTCCATCATTTCCGCTAGCAATGAATAAGAATGCAGGCGGTCTTCCTGATAGAAGATCGGTGAATTGACGATGACTTCATTAGCGCGTGTCTTATTGATGAAAGCTGCCAGTTTTTCGCGCACCAATTCCGGCGTGCCGACGATCATCGATTCGGACTTCAGTTTATCCCGGAACATGACGATTTCACGCGGCGTCCACACCGAGCCAAGATCATCAATCGGTGGTTGGAACGTCGTCGGTTCGCCTTTCATCAGCGCAAACATCTGCTGCTGCAAAGACGTGGCGAGCCATTCCGCGCGCTCCTGCGTATCAGCTATGATCACTGACACGCCGACCATCGCATACGGGCTGTCGAGCGCCGCGGATGGCTTGAAATTCTGATGGTACAATTGCAGCGCCTGCATCGTGAAGTCCGGCGCGAAATGGCTGGCGAATGAAAACGGCAAGCCTTTTTGCGCGGCGAGTTGAGCGCTGAATCCGCTCGATCCAAGCAGCCAGATTGGAATGTCCATGCCTGTTCCCGGGTACGCTTTGACCCGGCCGACCGGTTTATCGGAGAAATAATTCTCCAATTCCATCACTTGCTGCGGGAATTCGTCTCCCGTGCTGTGTAGGGTACGGCGCAAAGCATAAGCAGTCGCCTGGTCACTGCCAGGTGCACGGCCAAGGCCGAGGTCGATGCGGTCTGGATACAACGACGCGAGCGTCCCGAATTGCTCGGCGATAACAAGCGGGGCATGGTTCGGCAGCATGACGCCACCTGAACCTACGCGGATTGAGTTGGTTTTTCCGGCGATATGCCCGATCAACACAGACGTCGCCGAGCTGCCGATACCTGGCATATTGTGATGCTCGGCCAGCCAGTAGCGGTTAAATCCCAGTTTCTCTACGTGTTGCGCAAGTTCTACGCTATTTGCAAATGATTCTGTTGCGGTGCTGCCTTCATTGATCGGCGCCAAGTCGAGCACGGCCACGGGAATCTGCTGAAATGTTTTTTGTGTCATATCTTTAAGCACTCCTTTACCCTCCCTATTGTAACGCTCAAGTTTCGGAAGGCGTACGAAAATGCTCAGAGATCCCATTCCATTGTGTCACTTAAGCTAAACTGCCCAGCGCAGGCGTACCCATGTACTGAAGAAAATGTTTATCCAAACGTAAGGTTAATCAATATATGCATTTAACCCTTGGACGATCCTATTCAGTTCGTCCAACTCATCTATAGTGTAATCCGCCGCGGCTTCACTCCAACCAGCATCTTTTTTCCATACCCCGATCATGCCGGCTTTTTTGGCGGCCTCCACATCCGTCGTTGGATGGTCCCCGACAAACAAGCTATGGGCTGGCAAGACATTCAAACGGGCCATCGCCCTTTCGAAAATCCGTGGATCCGGCTTCCGTAAATTCTCGCTTTCAGAAATCAAGATCGCATCAAACCACCTCTCGATTCCCAAGGCTTTAATATTATCCATCTGGAATTTCCCCTTGCCATTCGAGATGATGCCTAGTTTCACGCCTTGTTGTTTCAGGCTCTCCAGCATTGCTTGCAGGCCATCGAAAGGATGGCAATGGAAGCGGAAATGGGCGATATAATCTTCCAATAAATTTTCCATCGTTATCTGTTCGATATTAAATTCCTGGATCAATTGAGCATAGACCTGGTCTTTCCATACATATCCCCGCCTGTCCAATTCAATAAAGCGCTCGGCATACACTTCCTTAGGAATATGCCCGAGAGACTGATGCATCCGATCGTATTGATCGTCGATAAACGACATCACTGAAGCATCCCGGTTGAGCAGGGTCCCGTCCAAATCAAACAGCACCGCTTGAATCATTGAGATCCCTCATTCCACAATCGTTCCCCACTCTTTCCATCAGGTGCGTCAGTTAAAACGAACACATCCGGATTGCTTAAAGCACGCCATCCTTCAAATCCGAAGCCTTCCACATAACGCGACAGAAGCAGTGCCATGATGTTGCCGTGGGTGACGATTGCTGCTGTTTGGCCGCTCTTTTCAAGCTCAGCTACTACTTGTGAAATACGGTCCAGTGCTTGTCTGCTGGATTCGCCGCCTTCAAGCACGAGATTGTGGTCATCGAATGTGCTTTTCAAGCGTTCGAACCAATCGGGAAGGTTTCCTGAACTTAAGACCCGTTCTTTCAAACGCTCGTCGGTTTCGATTTCAACAGCCAACGTCTCCGCGAATGGTGCGATCGATTGAACGGCTCGTGTATACGGGCTCGAGACGACCCGCTCGATCCCCAGCTCACTCAAAAAGCCGCTTAATTCTACAGCTTGTGCCATTCCTTTTTCCGTAAGTTCTGCATCCGGCTCCTGTCCAGTTGCGGCACAGTGACGGATGATATAGATTTTTGTCACTTTAAATCACCCCGTTTCCGTTTATAGACCAAGCAAATCCGCCATGATCTCTGCACTGCCTGGCGAGAACATGAATAGCGAAAACCCAATACATAAGGCGCCGCCCCCAAGCAAGCCGATTTTCACAACGAGCGGAAACCCTCTTTTCGGCAAGATCCCAGCGAAAAACAAACAAATCCCGATGAATAACAACAGCATATACCAGAAGCCCATCTGCCCACCCCTTTTCAATATGTTAATAACTGGACGCTTGCTGAATGAAAAGGTTCTGCTGTTGTATGTCTATTGTCACTCCTGGATTCAGCTTACCATATGCCTGACTGCTTACTAGACAGAAAATCACCTGCTGCAAAAAATTGCAGCGGGTGATTTTTTTACTTATCCATCACTTCTTTGAAATAGTTCACGGTCTTCATTTCCCCCGCCTATTGTTCGTATGTTCCATTGAACGTAAAGCGCAAGGGCTATCTGCATAAAAAAAGCCAGCAGCCTGTCGAATGGACAGGCTGCTGGCTCCAAATGAAATTATTCAATTTTGTACCATTGCAACGCATTGTGATAGAGAACCTTTTCTGCTTCCTTGTCGCCCAAAGCTTCTTGGATCACTGTCACATCACCCGCCTGAAACACCCTCTTTGCCCGAGTCGACGGAAGATCGGTGCCGAAAAGCAGCGCTTCAGGATTGAGTTCATGGATAGCTCTTATTGCTTGCGACGGGTCGAAATCAATCCGCCCGAACCCGGTCGCTTTCACCTTTACACCTTGTTCCACCAGCTTCAACAGTTCGGGGAATCCTTGTTTCGATAAGCCGAGATGATCGATGGAAACGGCAGGCAAGCGGCTGATTACGTCTTTCAGTTCCACGAGATCTTTCGAATCGATGTACAGCTCTGCATGCCACCCGGCGATGTCATGGATGCGCCTTGCGAAATGATCGAGCCGTTCAATCGTTTCCGAGCCGCCGCGCTTCACATTAAATCGCACTGCACGTACGCCTTTTTCATGCAAGCTGAGGATTTCTTCGTCCGATGTGCCCGCCGGCAATTGCGTCACGCCGACAAACCGCTCACCGAGCATGTCGAGTGTATCCAGTAAATACGATTGGTCAAAGCCTTGGAACGATCCCGACACGATGGCGCCTCCGGATACATTGAAGTTTTCAACAGACCTCATATAATCCGGAGCCGTGAATGCAGGCGGCAGATAGCCGTGGTTTTCGGCTACCGGAAATCTCGGATCGATAATATGTAAATGGGCATCGAAGATTTTCACTTTCTTCATCGCTCCAGTTCTTCCGTCAATGCCGAAATCGCTTGCCTGACACTCTTTAGATTCGCTTCATCGTTCATCTCATTTCGCGCATGCAAAAGCGCCGGCCGCACCGACTCGACAGAACGCCCGAATGCGTACATCCAGTCTTAGCGCGGTACCATCCACGTATGGAAATGATGCGTCGTGTCTTCATTATAGAAATAATAGACCGATTCGATGCCAAGCACGTTTCGCTGTGCTTTGCGGATTTCCGCCAGGACCGTGATGTAGTCGATCCGCTCTTCTTCAGTCAATTCGTCCAGGCTTTTCAAATGGCGCTTCGAGGCGAGGATGATCAAGCCAGGGATGGGATATGCCACATCCTGATGGGCATGGAAATGCTCCGTCACCATCACGACGCCGCCTTCCGGTTCGATCAATCCATTCACCAACGCGCAGCTCAAGCATTCCACTTCGACGGTTTCGCCATTTGCCAAGGTGATGGTTCTCATTTCAATCGCCCTCCTCGGCTGTCAGTATTGAATATTTTCATTTACCGGAATGAACCATCCCATGCATAAGTCGAAAAAGAGGCCAATTTCTCGAAATAATGCTCCATGCGCTGATAGACCGAAGGCACGATCAAGCGCTCCCGGTTCATTTGCTGGAACTCAATCCAATTGACCAGCTGCGCGGCGCACACTTCACCCGGCTGGAGCTGCAGGGCATCCATGTCGATGCGTTCCTTGCATCTCCAGACATAGCTGTCCAGGAAATAATTGCCGCCTTTCATCTGGCCTAAAAA
Proteins encoded:
- a CDS encoding amino acid ABC transporter ATP-binding protein; this encodes MIDVQNLSKKFGDNLVLNDITTTIQKGEVVAIIGPSGSGKSTFLRCLNLLETPSSGSIEINGKNLTASKKDIHKIRQQIGMVFQHFHLFPHMTVKENLMYAPMKAKGVKKYDAEEKARQLLDRVGLAQKAAAYPNSLSGGQKQRVAIARALAMEPELMLFDEPTSALDPEMVKEVLEVMKDLAKSGMTMVVVTHEMGFAREVADRVLFLDHGILVEEGEPESFFKNPASARARDFLDKVL
- a CDS encoding serine hydrolase, with amino-acid sequence MENAIKQLIGRSSARVSVAIEFRSSRVYINSGAPMRAASTIKLALLFEACRQIANGTLSGGQKIVFGGKPAGGAGVLDHLPSLRELALWDVLALMIIVSDNAASNAVLELLGKETVNKACSDLGLHNTKIDRRFMDFEAVEHGIDNRTSAGDMIRLMESFAMPGVLPEQERKRAMEILGNQQSRKLTAAIEEDEVEFYGKAGELAGLQADVGVFGNGEKFAIAAVFVEGARNPLEAHHLIANIGLLIHQQMESVT
- a CDS encoding LLM class flavin-dependent oxidoreductase, producing the protein MTQKTFQQIPVAVLDLAPINEGSTATESFANSVELAQHVEKLGFNRYWLAEHHNMPGIGSSATSVLIGHIAGKTNSIRVGSGGVMLPNHAPLVIAEQFGTLASLYPDRIDLGLGRAPGSDQATAYALRRTLHSTGDEFPQQVMELENYFSDKPVGRVKAYPGTGMDIPIWLLGSSGFSAQLAAQKGLPFSFASHFAPDFTMQALQLYHQNFKPSAALDSPYAMVGVSVIIADTQERAEWLATSLQQQMFALMKGEPTTFQPPIDDLGSVWTPREIVMFRDKLKSESMIVGTPELVREKLAAFINKTRANEVIVNSPIFYQEDRLHSYSLLAEMME
- a CDS encoding HAD family hydrolase; the encoded protein is MIQAVLFDLDGTLLNRDASVMSFIDDQYDRMHQSLGHIPKEVYAERFIELDRRGYVWKDQVYAQLIQEFNIEQITMENLLEDYIAHFRFHCHPFDGLQAMLESLKQQGVKLGIISNGKGKFQMDNIKALGIERWFDAILISESENLRKPDPRIFERAMARLNVLPAHSLFVGDHPTTDVEAAKKAGMIGVWKKDAGWSEAAADYTIDELDELNRIVQGLNAYID
- a CDS encoding histidine phosphatase family protein; translation: MTKIYIIRHCAATGQEPDAELTEKGMAQAVELSGFLSELGIERVVSSPYTRAVQSIAPFAETLAVEIETDERLKERVLSSGNLPDWFERLKSTFDDHNLVLEGGESSRQALDRISQVVAELEKSGQTAAIVTHGNIMALLLSRYVEGFGFEGWRALSNPDVFVLTDAPDGKSGERLWNEGSQ
- a CDS encoding amidohydrolase family protein, producing MKIFDAHLHIIDPRFPVAENHGYLPPAFTAPDYMRSVENFNVSGGAIVSGSFQGFDQSYLLDTLDMLGERFVGVTQLPAGTSDEEILSLHEKGVRAVRFNVKRGGSETIERLDHFARRIHDIAGWHAELYIDSKDLVELKDVISRLPAVSIDHLGLSKQGFPELLKLVEQGVKVKATGFGRIDFDPSQAIRAIHELNPEALLFGTDLPSTRAKRVFQAGDVTVIQEALGDKEAEKVLYHNALQWYKIE
- a CDS encoding HIT family protein, which encodes MRTITLANGETVEVECLSCALVNGLIEPEGGVVMVTEHFHAHQDVAYPIPGLIILASKRHLKSLDELTEEERIDYITVLAEIRKAQRNVLGIESVYYFYNEDTTHHFHTWMVPR